One Hermetia illucens chromosome 4, iHerIll2.2.curated.20191125, whole genome shotgun sequence DNA segment encodes these proteins:
- the LOC119655262 gene encoding trypsin-like has protein sequence MLKGVYLLSFLLNVHFSESMGRAPYYASGVTQDATLYKNFIVSVRDADDPRQRLCLGTIINRKLILTAAHCVVDKQGNKLKVQIVAGTFIENFESDPKAVIRNVSSIYVHPNYEHKAAANDLAVLELNNTLEYYNTNITSAAISDQIPDYPECYVFGWGCNTNTTHLFEKLQMKIMFIYDRTKCQRRYGANFYANELCADNSGTVFCANDTGGPLICKNKLVAVVSYLSDQEVYPNLFMLVSRHIGFIHNPVGMMQFYSTASKIKVKISEILFKYDVIEFSTAFILMLLYLFCF, from the exons ATGTTGAAAGgagtttatttgttgtccttttTGTTGAACGTTCACTTCTCAGAATCAATGGGTCGAGCCCCTTACTATGCAAGTGGGGTAACACAGGATGCGACTctttataaaaatttcatt GTATCAGTGAGAGATGCAGATGATCCTAGACAGAGGCTATGCTTGGGGACAATTATTAACAGGAAACTGATATTGACTGCAGCTCATTGTGTTGTAGATAAACAAGG CAATAAACTGAAAGTTCAAATCGTGGCTGGAACATTCATCGAAAATTTCGAGTCCGATCCTAAAGCTGTCATTCGAAATGTATCTAGTATCTACGTCCATCCGAATTATGAGCATAAAGCTGCGGCTAACGATTTAGCTGTTTTAGAGTTGAATAACACCCTGGAATACTATAATACGAATATCACCTCAGCAGCGATTTCTGATCAAATTCCAGACTATCCAGAATGCTATGTTTTCGGTTGGGGCTGCAATACCAACACAACA CATTTATTCGAGAAGCTTCAGATGAAAATTATGTTCATATATGACCGCACTAAATGCCAAAGAAGATACGGTGCTAACTTTTATGCGAATGAACTCTGCGCAG ATAATTCTGGAACAGTTTTCTGTGCTAACGACACTGGTGGACCATTGATCTGCAAGAATAAATTAGTGGCTGTTGTGTCGTATCTTTCGGATCAAGAAGTTTATCCGAATCTATTTATGTTGGTTTCTCGACATATTGGATTCATACATAATCCAGTTGGAATGATGCAGTTTTACTCAACAGCGTCCAagataaaagtaaaaatttcgGAAATTCTTTTTAAGTATGACGTAATTGAATTTTCCACTGCTTTCATTTTAAtgcttttatatttattttgtttctaa
- the LOC119655056 gene encoding collagenase-like: MTENPFFAYVFSLMGLFLLTSKGNFTERISGGHRAEPNDFPWNVFLEVSNKDEIGSCGGSIISKRWVLTAAHCIQPFDNISVSFGSTDTSKFPHNIKSHEFIVHEQYSPSPLRNDISLVKLEKDVKFSSGIQPVKLVPVSDSKNDFINVVAIVMGFGYSSHDFKLGTDLLYTHVKIVPSSHCVDFPESPELSKIICTEGYNTMSDGTCAGDSGGALVVKDHNGDYVQIGITSFGADGCALNSSSGYTRVGSYLDWIHEKTGI, translated from the exons ATGACAGAAAACCCATTTTTTGCTTACGTTTTCTCTCTGATGGGACTATTTCTGTTAACCAGCAAA GGAAATTTCACCGAACGCATTTCTGGAGGTCACAGAGCTGAACCCAACGATTTTCCTTGGAATGTATTCCTAGAAGTTAGTAACAAAGATGAAATTGGGAGTTGTGGTGGTTCAATTATATCTAAGAGATGGGTACTTACAGCCGCACACTGTATTCAACCCTTTGATAATATAAGCGTATCTTTCGGATCGACAGATACTTCGAAGTTCCCTCATAATATAAAATCCCATGAATTTATTGTTCACGAACAGTACAGTCCTTCGCCATTGAGAAATGATATCTCCTTAGTCAAATTGGAAaaggatgtaaaattttcatcAGGAATTCAACCTGTTAAATTAGTACCAGTCAGTGATAGTAAGAATGATTTCATCAACGTCGTGGCCATTGTTATGGGGTTTGGATATAGCAGTCATGACTTTAAGTTGGGAACTGACCTCCTTTACACACATGTGAAAATCGTACCCAGTTCACACTGCGTTGATTTTCCAGAGAGTCCTGAATTGTCAAAGATTATTTGCACAGAAGGATACAATACGATGTCGGATGGTACGTGCGCTGGTGATTCAGGAGGAGCACTGGTTGTTAAGGACCATAATGGAGACTATGTTCAGATTGGAATAACTTCATTTGGAGCCGATGGATGTGCACTGAACTCTTCGTCAGGATATACACGAGTGGGATCATACCTGGACTGGATTCATGAGAAAACGGGTATTTAG
- the LOC119655126 gene encoding collagenase-like — MQLILAFFLCLSCCCQIPVVTADENNENAELLKESQPVINSTLVGDNQEDVVVRVSDGQQAKERQFPWHVRIKSVKDREAIYCGGSIISADWILTSAHCTFGFEYLIITYGSIYFKKLPHKTASRRWIIHNGFRKRETHHDISLVRVRKPIIFSKDVQPISIVRGDDTLTDFAGQKAIVIGFGASEKRRTWSSTLLYSIVRIISKKDCENYFVQGMVGADIICAQGYYSNTAGSCAGDSGGSLVMRKDDNSYVLIGITSFESQFGCGQGIPTGYTLIGLYSTWIRKMTGIP; from the exons ATGCAACTAATCCTTGCATTTTTTCTTTGCTTATCTTGCTGCTGTCAG ATTCCAGTAGTAACCGCTGATGAAAACAACGAAAATGCGGAGCTGTTGAAGGAAAGTCAACCAGTGATTAATTCGACGCTTGTAGGCGACAATCAG GAGGATGTTGTTGTTCGAGTATCCGATGGTCAGCAAGCCAAAGAACGTCAATTCCCCTGGCACGTAAGGATCAAATCAGTTAAGGACCGGGAGGCAATATACTGTGGGGGCTCCATCATATCTGCGGATTGGATTCTTACATCAGCGCATTGTACTTTTGGCTTCGAATATTTAATTATTACCTATGGCTCCATCTATTTCAAAAAGCTTCCACATAAAACAGCCTCTAGACGTTGGATTATTCATAATGGCTTCAGAAAACGGGAAACTCATCACGATATTAGCCTGGTACGCGTGAGGAAGcctataatattttcaaaggaTGTTCAACCTATCAGCATTGTTCGGGGTGATGATACCTTAACGGATTTTGCCGGCCAGAAAGCTATAGTTATTGGATTTGGAGCCTCTGAGAAGAGACGCACATGGTCCTCAACTTTACTTTACAGTATTGTACGGATTATATCGAAAAAGGACTGCGAAAACTATTTTGTCCAGGGTATGGTTGGGGCAGATATTATTTGTGCACAAGGATATTATTCCAACACAGCTGGTAGTTGCGCTGGAGATTCAGGAGGGTCGTTAGTTATGAGGAAGGATGACAATTCGTATGTTCTAATCGGTATAACTTCATTTGAATCTCAGTTTGGATGTGGACAAGGCATTCCAACTGGCTATACACTTATAGGGCTATATTCGACTTGGATCCGAAAGATGACAGGCATTCCATAG
- the LOC119655332 gene encoding collagenase-like, which translates to MKSIFFLVCQVCVYTSNCCGSVIPINLISGGVPAQANEFPWYVYILSTGNQRASTCGGSILSETWILTAAHCIVGLNESVDLYFGSTNVYTFPVIISANHSVAHEGYNPINKNNDIAVVQLESALNFTPGIQPITLIPLSDINNDLVDKVATVMGFGYTSDVNPQESTDLLYTRVSIISNDVCKEYYETDIVADSVICAKGYTSKNDSICHADSGGPMVIKNDADQYIQVGIDAFVSTKGCTVGYPSGYVRVGSFLEWISNQTGIPITG; encoded by the exons ATGAAGTCTATTTTCTTTCTGGTGTGCCaagtttgtgtttacacaagcaAT TGCTGTGGTAGTGTGATCCCTATAAACTTAATAAGCGGAGGCGTGCCAGCTCAAGCCAATGAGTTCCCCTGGTACGTGTATATCCTATCAACTGGAAACCAGAGGGCATCAACGTGCGGAGGGTCGATATTGTCTGAGACCTGGATCCTTACAGCAGCGCACTGCATTGTTGGGTTAAACgaaagtgttgatttatattttggttcAACGAATGTCTACACCTTCCCCGTCATCATTTCCGCTAACCATAGCGTCGCACATGAAGGGTATAATCCTATAAACAAAAACAACGACATAGCTGTGGTGCAGCTGGAATCGGCCCTAAATTTCACACCTGGTATTCAGCCTATAACTCTTATACCGCTGAGTGACATTAACAATGATTTGGTTGATAAAGTAGCAACTGTTATGGGATTTGGATATACATCAGATGTAAATCCGCAAGAATCAACGGATCTACTTTATACGAGAGTTTCGATCATATCTAACGACGTCTGTAAAGAATATTACGAAACCGACATTGTTGCGGATAGTGTCATATGTGCTAAGGGATATACTTCAAAAAATGACAGCATATGTCACGCAGATTCAGGTGGTCCAATGGTCATTAAAAATGATGCCGATCAATATATTCAAGTGGGGATAGATGCATTTGTATCTACTAAAGGATGTACAGTTGGGTATCCATCAGGATATGTTCGAGTTGGCTCCTTTTTAGAATGGATCAGTAACCAAACTGGTATTCCGATTACTGGCTAG